From a single Stomoxys calcitrans chromosome 4, idStoCalc2.1, whole genome shotgun sequence genomic region:
- the LOC106093079 gene encoding beta-1 adrenergic receptor has translation MDNYNKTFITEASSTETVFDLYNNVSTHIDISWPTISWVFINGVLFIFIIGGNAFTIIAIRTCRRLRSLISNLFILSLAVSDLIVGLTLPYTLWFYLDSSMVNKLGLCMARFFLIIFACCVSILTLISISIDRYIAIVYALHYRRFMTRRVALFIIIFNWGFGAFVAAIPMFWNNWSNAYECEFDEVLPPWYMAGMITPSFAVIWILMLMVYWRIVKEASKQASQLKHPRRSSNSHLVHPDWKSLQVVILIMGCFSLCWLPYLIVACAQLFEVSNKSSLLYKTALSLAMANSAFNPIIYSWKNSNFRRAFVQMLHCKSPNCYQKSSLDCDNKSLTCEKRSSMSNTMMPTTKYEQSKERFGAFLFNQLRFQTVYTVTDNMPKI, from the exons ATGGATAACTATAACAAAACTTTTATTACGGAAGCGTCTTCAACGGAAACTGTATTCGATCTTTATAATAACGTTTCAACGCATATTGATATAAGTTGGCCCACTATATCGTGGGTTTTTATTAATGGTGTTTTGTTCATATTCATAATTGGCGGTAACGCCTTTACCATTATAGCAATTCGCACATGTCGCCGTTTACGCAGTTTGATCTCAAATTTGTTTATACTTTCATTGGCTGTTTCGGATCTTATAGTTGGACTAACTTTACCATACACCTTGTGGTTTTATCTGGACTCTTCAATGGTAAACAAGCTTGGTTTGTGCATGGCTCGTTTTTTCCTTATTATATTCGCGTGTTGTGTTTCAATTCTAACTCTCATATCTATATCGATAGATAGATATATTGCAATTGTATATGCTTTACACTACAGAAG GTTTATGACACGCAGAGTGGCTCTATTTATTATAATCTTTAATTGGGGTTTTGGCGCTTTTGTGGCAGCTATTCCAATGTTCTGGAATAATTGGAGCAATGCCTACGAATGTGAATTTGATGAAGTATTACCACCTTGGTATATGGCTGGCATGATAACGCCGTCTTTTGCAGTCATTTGGATTTTAATGCTAATGGTGTATTGGCGAATAGTAAAAGAGGCTTCGAAACAAGCAAGCCAATTGAAGCACCCTCGGCGTTCATCAAATTCACATTTGGTTCATCCAGATTGGAAGTCTCTTCAG GTTGTGATTTTGATTATGGGCTGCTTCTCATTGTGCTGGTTGCCGTACTTGATTGTGGCTTGTgctcagttgtttgaagtctcCAATAAATCATCACTTCTTTACAAAACGGCACTTTCCCTGGCTATGGCGAATTCTGCATTTAATCCGATTATTTATTCGTGGAAGAATTCAAATTTTAGACGTGCCTTCGTTCAGATGTTGCATTGTAAATCGCCAAATTGCTATCAGAAATCTTCTTTGGACTGCGACAACAAATCGTTGACGTGTGAGAAGCGAAGTTCGATGTCTAACACTATGATGCCAACAACTAAATACGAACAGTCCAAGGAGCGGTTTGGAGCGTTTTTATTCAATCAGTTACGATTTCAAACCGTTTATACAGTAACAGATaacatgccaaaaatataa